Proteins from one Cicer arietinum cultivar CDC Frontier isolate Library 1 chromosome 3, Cicar.CDCFrontier_v2.0, whole genome shotgun sequence genomic window:
- the LOC101493299 gene encoding probable protein S-acyltransferase 12 isoform X2, whose translation MCIKSVSRYRSCWVGEVEAEKQSGLLLYMQSERELEEKESKVKRQSKSNLSILAWDNDIWKRLFPARRSYKRLSPFPYSAKMRNINLFKLCSALRVIGYFMILLFAAIVFLTYYAVVFVTWGPLLFHSPFRFSSSSFFAFFILLLFHTLLVLLTWSYFMVVVNDPGSVPSNWRPNQQLLEVEVQDHNLHVPVAPSNGIELQSDARTTTPSAGYCTRCQNGKPPRCHHCSICQRCVLKMDHHCIWVVNCVGARNYKYFLLFLLYTFLETTLDCLALIPSFIRFFGGTKYRHPLTPGGFAAIFLASILNLAFALSLLCFVVMHLSLLLSNTTSVEVHEKKKGVRWRYDLGRKKNFEQNFVSDQTQTCR comes from the exons atgtgTATAAAGAGTGTATCAAGATATAGAAGTTGTTGGGTGGGAGAAGTGGAAGCTGAAAAGCAAAGTGGTTTGTTGTTATATATGCAATCTGAGAGAGAACTTGAAGAGAAGGAGAGTAAAGTTAAAAGGCAAAGCAAATCCAATTTATCAATCCTGGCTTGGGATAATGATATATGGAAACGGCTTTTCCCGGCACGAAGAAGCTATAAGCGGCTTTCTCCATTCCCTTATTCAGCAAAAATGAGAAACATAAACTTATTTAAACTCTGTTCGGCTCTCAGAGTTATTGGATACTTTATGATCCTTTTATTCGCTGCTATTGTTTTCCTCACTTACTACGCCGTCGTTTTCGTTACATGGGGTCCTCTCTTGTTCCATTCCCCATTCCGATTCTCATCTTCCTCCTTCTTCGCTTTCTTTATTCTCCTCCTCTTTCACACTCTC CTTGTGCTACTAACGTGGTCTTACTTTATGGTGGTAGTCAACGATCCTGGTTCTGTTCCTTCAAATTGGAGACCAAATCAACAACTTCTAGAAGTAGAGGTTCAAGACCATAATTTACATGTTCCTGTTGCGCCTTCTAATGGAATTGAGCTTCAATCGGATGCCAGAACAACCACACCCTCCGCTGGATACTGTACTCGATGCCAAAACGGCAAGCCGCCGCGTTGTCATCACTGCTCTATTT GTCAAAGGTGTGTTCTTAAAATGGATCATCATTGTATTTGGGTCGTCAATTGTGTTGGGGCACGAAACTACAAGTATTTTCTCCTCTTCTTg CTGTATACATTCCTTGAGACAACACTGGATTGCTTAGCTCTGATCCCTAGTTTTATCAGATTCTTTGGTGGAACCAAGTATAGGCACCCATTGACTCCTGGGGGCTTTGCTGCCATTTTCTTGGCTTCTA TTCTCAATTTAGCCTTTGCGCTGAGTCTTCTCTGTTTCGTAGTTATGCATTTATCTCTTCTGTTAAGCAACACAACTTCAGTTGAG GttcatgaaaagaaaaaaggggTCAGGTGGAGGTATGACTTGGGAAGGAAGAAGAATTTTGAGCAG AATTTTGTCAGTGACCAGACCCAAACGTGTAGGTAG
- the LOC101493299 gene encoding probable protein S-acyltransferase 12 isoform X1 → MCIKSVSRYRSCWVGEVEAEKQSGLLLYMQSERELEEKESKVKRQSKSNLSILAWDNDIWKRLFPARRSYKRLSPFPYSAKMRNINLFKLCSALRVIGYFMILLFAAIVFLTYYAVVFVTWGPLLFHSPFRFSSSSFFAFFILLLFHTLLVLLTWSYFMVVVNDPGSVPSNWRPNQQLLEVEVQDHNLHVPVAPSNGIELQSDARTTTPSAGYCTRCQNGKPPRCHHCSICQRCVLKMDHHCIWVVNCVGARNYKYFLLFLLYTFLETTLDCLALIPSFIRFFGGTKYRHPLTPGGFAAIFLASILNLAFALSLLCFVVMHLSLLLSNTTSVEVHEKKKGVRWRYDLGRKKNFEQVFGTKKALWLFPLFSEEDLDNIPALRGIEFPTRSDVDV, encoded by the exons atgtgTATAAAGAGTGTATCAAGATATAGAAGTTGTTGGGTGGGAGAAGTGGAAGCTGAAAAGCAAAGTGGTTTGTTGTTATATATGCAATCTGAGAGAGAACTTGAAGAGAAGGAGAGTAAAGTTAAAAGGCAAAGCAAATCCAATTTATCAATCCTGGCTTGGGATAATGATATATGGAAACGGCTTTTCCCGGCACGAAGAAGCTATAAGCGGCTTTCTCCATTCCCTTATTCAGCAAAAATGAGAAACATAAACTTATTTAAACTCTGTTCGGCTCTCAGAGTTATTGGATACTTTATGATCCTTTTATTCGCTGCTATTGTTTTCCTCACTTACTACGCCGTCGTTTTCGTTACATGGGGTCCTCTCTTGTTCCATTCCCCATTCCGATTCTCATCTTCCTCCTTCTTCGCTTTCTTTATTCTCCTCCTCTTTCACACTCTC CTTGTGCTACTAACGTGGTCTTACTTTATGGTGGTAGTCAACGATCCTGGTTCTGTTCCTTCAAATTGGAGACCAAATCAACAACTTCTAGAAGTAGAGGTTCAAGACCATAATTTACATGTTCCTGTTGCGCCTTCTAATGGAATTGAGCTTCAATCGGATGCCAGAACAACCACACCCTCCGCTGGATACTGTACTCGATGCCAAAACGGCAAGCCGCCGCGTTGTCATCACTGCTCTATTT GTCAAAGGTGTGTTCTTAAAATGGATCATCATTGTATTTGGGTCGTCAATTGTGTTGGGGCACGAAACTACAAGTATTTTCTCCTCTTCTTg CTGTATACATTCCTTGAGACAACACTGGATTGCTTAGCTCTGATCCCTAGTTTTATCAGATTCTTTGGTGGAACCAAGTATAGGCACCCATTGACTCCTGGGGGCTTTGCTGCCATTTTCTTGGCTTCTA TTCTCAATTTAGCCTTTGCGCTGAGTCTTCTCTGTTTCGTAGTTATGCATTTATCTCTTCTGTTAAGCAACACAACTTCAGTTGAG GttcatgaaaagaaaaaaggggTCAGGTGGAGGTATGACTTGGGAAGGAAGAAGAATTTTGAGCAG GTATTTGGCACAAAGAAGGCCCTATGGCTGTTCCCATTGTTTTCAGAAGAGGATTTAGACAACATACCTGCACTAAGGGGCATTGAGTTCCCAACACGTTCAGATGTTGATGTATGA
- the LOC101493937 gene encoding 3-ketoacyl-CoA synthase 1-like — MGSEVSTTDMDLKDSSSAVIKNRTILIFTFFVPLLLFLIAVQFQLIHLKLDLLSQLCSNSNHRAIIISSIVLLFLFGLYSVKQRSPPIYLVDFTCYKPEKEQKTPVKLFLEKLEVSGLFKEESLKFQQRISSTSGLGDETYLPKGLMTEPPNICMKEARLEAEAVMFGALDTLFAKTGINPTEIDFLIVNCGLFNPTPSITAMIVNQYKLRDDIRSYNLASMGCSAGVISVDLAKHLLKANPNSYAVVLSTENLTLNWYLGNDRSMLLSNCIFRMGGAAILLSNKSSDKTRSKYKLVHTVRTHKGADDKSYNCIQQREDENGKVGISLRKELTAVAGDALKSNITTLGLLVLPISEQLMTLLLFVRSKLLKDSRVKPYTPDFKLAIDHFCIHAGGRAILDELQKTLQLTEWHMELSRRTLYRFGNTSSSSLWYELAYAEADGRVAKGDRVWQIALGSGFKCNSAIWKAMRHVSVVGDWEGNPWA; from the coding sequence ATGGGTAGCGAGGTATCAACGACTGATATGGATTTGAAAGATTCATCCTCCGCCGTTATAAAAAACCGAACCATTCTCATTTTCACCTTCTTCGTTCCTCTCTTACTCTTCCTGATTGCGGTTCAATTTCAACTCATCCATTTGAAACTCGACCTTCTTTCACAACTCTGCTCAAATTCAAACCACAGAGCCATAATCATCAGTTCAATTGTGTTACTCTTTCTCTTCGGTTTATACTCAGTGAAACAACGATCTCCACCGATTTACCTTGTGGATTTCACGTGCTACAAACCAGAGAAAGAACAGAAAACACCAGTGAAGTTGTTTCTGGAGAAGTTAGAAGTGAGTGGCTTATTTAAAGAAGAATCACTTAAATTCCAGCAACGAATTTCATCCACATCAGGTTTAGGAGACGAAACTTACTTGCCAAAAGGGTTAATGACGGAACCACCCAACATATGTATGAAAGAAGCACGTTTGGAAGCGGAAGCTGTAATGTTTGGAGCATTAGACACTCTTTTTGCGAAAACAGGTATTAATCCTACAGAAATTGACTTTCTTATTGTGAATTGTGGTTTGTTTAATCCAACACCTTCAATTACTGCTATGATTGTGAATCAATACAAATTGAGAGATGACATTAGAAGCTATAACCTTGCATCTATGGGTTGTAGTGCGGGTGTTATTTCAGTTGATCTTGCTAAACATCTTTTGAAAGCAAATCCAAATTCATATGCTGTGGTTTTGAGCACAGAGAATTTAACCCTTAATTGGTATTTGGGAAATGACCGTTCTATGCTTCTATCTAATTGCATTTTCCGAATGGGTGGGGCCGCTATACTTCTATCTAATAAATCATCGGATAAAACCCGGTCCAAGTATAAGTTGGTTCACACGGTTCGAACCCATAAGGGAGCCGATGATAAGAGCTATAACTGCATTCAACAAAGAGAAGATGAGAATGGAAAAGTTGGTATTTCTTTAAGGAAGGAATTAACGGCCGTTGCTGGGGATGCTTTGAAATCTAATATAACAACTTTGGGGCTATTGGTTTTGCCTATTTCAGAGCAGTTAATGACTTTGTTGTTGTTTGTTAGGAGTAAGTTGTTGAAGGATTCCAGGGTGAAACCATACACACCAGATTTCAAGCTGGCAATTGACCATTTCTGTATACATGCTGGGGGTAGGGCGATTTTGGACGAGTTGCAGAAGACTCTTCAACTCACTGAGTGGCATATGGAACTGTCTCGGAGGACGCTATATCGATTCGGGAACACTTCAAGCAGTTCACTTTGGTATGAGTTGGCTTACGCTGAGGCTGACGGTCGGGTCGCCAAAGGGGATCGGGTCTGGCAAATTGCATTAGGCTCGGGTTTTAAGTGTAATAGCGCTATCTGGAAGGCCATGCGCCACGTGTCTGTCGTCGGAGATTGGGAAGGTAACCCTTGGGCTTAG